A genomic region of Barnesiella viscericola DSM 18177 contains the following coding sequences:
- a CDS encoding YbaN family protein encodes MKVIYILLGGLSLGLGVAGIFLPLLPTTPFLLLSAALWLRSSPRLYHWLLNHKRLGPYIRDFLEHKAIPLRVKIISVSLVWITLLYCALFVARVWWLALLFILLAMALSWHILSYKTRR; translated from the coding sequence GTGAAAGTTATCTATATTCTTTTAGGCGGACTCTCTCTCGGCTTGGGGGTAGCCGGTATCTTCCTGCCGCTGTTGCCTACCACCCCTTTTCTGCTGCTGTCGGCAGCCCTGTGGCTGCGCAGTTCGCCACGGCTCTATCATTGGCTTTTGAATCACAAGCGGCTGGGTCCCTATATCCGCGACTTTCTCGAACATAAGGCCATACCGCTGCGGGTGAAAATCATCTCGGTATCGCTGGTGTGGATTACGCTGCTCTATTGCGCCCTGTTTGTGGCTCGGGTGTGGTGGCTCGCGCTCTTGTTTATCCTGCTGGCCATGGCCCTGTCGTGGCATATCCTCTCGTACAAGACCCGCAGATAG
- a CDS encoding S41 family peptidase yields MKKCLFAIALVGLFAIQVPAKAQTTTNERIYILSSVWKDVCKNFAFPERFKEVDPDSLYKEYIPKVLHAESEQHFSNLMAEFLSSFQDGHTKFNDNNIKRYKVPVVFSWVKDQLFVTNIPTALKQEIPLGSQIVEVEGEPLMDYLQKQVYPIVPASNENWRKRKALDFFLTGDKDTRYNCSIKTPNGEMKEVSLTTGIIGYEDISDWLIQRDNRICYVKNLPGDILYMKLTTFAKPQSVKEEFEKYLSQFISSKGVIFDIRGNRGGTDESWHNLIQYIADSDVNIQDGLMLTGRVSNTAIELYGKNVPQLADYYNGVAMQPIQLDPFKSKIPDSLRIKSPIILLVDGFTASAAEDFAVTMKNLKLATIVGTSTAGVVSSPKVNDHGHGYWSQVSFCRFSNPDGSDIIYTGVLPDTNIEYTLNDALGKTDTALDTAINIIHIHQAK; encoded by the coding sequence ATGAAAAAATGTCTTTTTGCTATTGCATTAGTCGGCTTATTTGCAATACAGGTACCAGCAAAAGCTCAGACTACCACAAATGAGCGGATATATATCCTTTCTTCTGTATGGAAGGATGTGTGCAAGAATTTTGCCTTCCCTGAACGGTTTAAGGAGGTTGACCCCGATAGTCTGTACAAAGAGTATATCCCCAAAGTTCTACATGCAGAAAGCGAACAGCATTTTTCTAATCTCATGGCCGAATTCCTTTCGAGTTTTCAAGACGGACATACTAAATTTAATGATAACAACATCAAAAGGTACAAAGTGCCTGTTGTCTTTTCTTGGGTCAAAGATCAATTATTTGTGACCAATATCCCCACAGCCCTAAAACAAGAGATACCCCTTGGCAGTCAGATTGTTGAAGTTGAAGGCGAACCATTGATGGATTACCTGCAAAAACAGGTTTATCCGATTGTCCCGGCTTCCAATGAAAATTGGAGAAAAAGGAAAGCGTTAGACTTCTTTTTGACAGGAGATAAGGACACTCGTTATAATTGTAGTATTAAGACCCCCAACGGAGAGATGAAAGAGGTTTCTTTAACAACGGGTATCATAGGGTATGAGGATATATCAGACTGGCTTATTCAGCGGGACAATCGTATATGTTATGTAAAGAATCTACCCGGTGATATTCTCTATATGAAGTTGACCACATTTGCTAAACCTCAATCGGTAAAAGAGGAGTTTGAGAAATATCTGTCGCAATTTATATCATCAAAAGGAGTCATTTTTGATATACGAGGCAACCGAGGCGGTACAGATGAATCGTGGCATAATCTTATACAATATATAGCAGATTCAGATGTGAATATTCAAGATGGACTTATGCTTACAGGCAGAGTTTCAAATACGGCTATCGAGTTGTATGGGAAAAACGTACCTCAATTGGCCGATTATTATAATGGGGTTGCAATGCAGCCGATACAATTAGACCCATTTAAAAGTAAAATACCCGATTCATTGAGAATCAAATCGCCGATCATTTTACTTGTCGATGGATTTACGGCTTCAGCCGCCGAAGATTTTGCCGTGACGATGAAGAATCTGAAACTGGCTACCATAGTAGGCACATCGACAGCCGGAGTAGTCAGTTCTCCAAAAGTGAATGACCATGGGCATGGCTATTGGTCTCAGGTTTCGTTTTGTCGATTTTCTAACCCTGATGGCTCTGATATCATCTATACCGGAGTTTTGCCGGATACTAATATCGAATATACCTTGAATGATGCGTTAGGTAAAACTGATACCGCATTGGACACGGCAATTAACATAATACATATCCACCAAGCTAAGTAG